The genomic DNA CATCCGCTCTTCCTTCCACTGGGACAAATCGCGGGCAAAGCAAGCTTCCGCCACCACCGGCAACGGAACACCCAGCTCCAACGCCGCTTCCACTGCCCATCGCCCAGTTCCCTTTTGAGGAACGACATCCAAAATTCGATGCACCAGCGGTGTCCCATCGGCTGCCTGTACGGTCATAATGTCCCGGGTGATCTCAATGAGATAAGACTCCAAATCCCCCCGGTTCCATTCCTCCAAAATCTCGCCCACTTCGCGAGGGCCGATTCCACAGCCAACCACAAAGAAGTGGTAGGCCTCTGCAATACACTCCATATCGGCATACTCAATCGCATTATGCACCATTTTGACAAAGTGCCCGGCACCACGGCTACCCATCCATTCGCAGCAAGGAAGACCGTCGGCTGCCTTTGCGCTTATCGCCTGCAACATCGGTTGGATTTCGGGCCACGCTTCTTTCCTGCCTCCAGGCATAAGGGAAGGCCCAGAACGAGCGCCAGCCTCCCCCCCGGAAACCCCCATCCCCACAAAAAGAATTCCCCGGGACGCAACTTCTTCGAGACGACGCTCCGTATCTTTATAGTGGGAATTCCCCCCGTCGATAAGGATATCACCCGGCTCCAACACAGGTAAGACGTCTTTGATCACCTCATCCACGGCGGGTCCGGCTTGAACCATCAGAAGGATCTTCCTTGGCCTTTTGAGGAGCGTGGCAAGTTCTGCCGGCTTGCGAGCCGAGCACAGCCGTTTGTCCGGACCCACCTTGGCCAAAAACTCCTCCGTTCGGGACCAGGTCCGATTGTAAACCGCAACCGAATATCCGTGCTCTTCAAAATTCAGCGCTAGATTCTGCCCCATGACGCCAAGCCCAACCAGGCCCACGTCACACGACGAATCCTGGCAACGGGACTGAGAGGATCGCTTTTTCATTCGTACACAACTCCTTTTCCTTCAAGGGTACATGCACCTATCAGTTTCATAAAGCGGCTCCGACCAATGGAGAACTCTATCGCTCAAGAAAACAGACGCTCCGAACAAGGGGAAGTCATGGTTTTTTTACTAGAACATGCGTTCCCTTAACCTTCTTATATAGGGCGGACCATCTACCCAAGGACGCTCCAATCGACGATCCCTGCCCAACCGGGGAGAGAACAGACAAAAAATGCCGGAAGCTGACCCAAAGGCGTCCCGTTGTTCCCACAGCGACCGGTCTAACCCCTGGTTTCTCTGGGCTCTCCGATAAAGCCTCCGCCTTTTTCTTAGCAAGAGCGTGCACCAAAACCCAAAAACAAGGGCCCGCGGGACCTCCAAACGGGATCTTACAAGGGAAGCAAACCTGGATCTTCCTCGTAGCCTTTGCTTGCGGGTTGGGTTTCCCGGATGCTCTCCGGAACCAATTCCATGATCACGATCTCCGGAGGACTCCCTAGCCGCACGGGCGGCCCCCAGCTCCCCGCACCACTGGTCACATACAGATGCGTATCTCCTACCTTTCGATACCCATAGGCGACCGGAAACATCCGCCGAACGATCCAATTGAAGGGCCAGAACTGGCCGTTGTGCGTGTGACCGCAAACTACAAGATCTACCCCGCACTGGACGGCCTCCTCTAGCGCCAGCGGCCTGTGGTCCATAACAATGACAGGAAACGCCGGATCGAGCCCTGCCAGAATTTCTCCAAGAGGCTGTCGGGATTTGCCACCGGGAAATCGCTCCCCGGCAAAGTCCTCTCTCCCAACAAGGACAAGCCCAGCGTCCAAAAGAGTCGCTTCCTCCCGCAACACACGAATGCCGCATCGGGCAAGGAATTGGACTGCGCCGTCAATCCCAACAAAAAACTCGTGGTTACCGGGACACGCAAACACCCCCCAACGGGCTTGAAGCTTTCGGAACACTTCTCCAAAACCCTCCTCCTCGAGTCTTCGGGGAGGAGCATCCAGGAGGTCTCCCGGCAAAAGGACAATGTCTGGGGCCAGCTCCTGGATTGCCTCCACAATTCGTTGGAGCTGTTTGGGGCTCACAAGGCCGCCCGCGTGAAGATCTGACGCCACGACCAGCCGGACCCCGACGGCTGGCCCGTTCCCCCTGGATAGCTCGAGCCGAAGCCTTCGAACCTGGGGCTTTTCCCCGATCCGATAACCAAAAAACAGAAGCCCTACCAGAGCGCTGGCAAAGGAAAAAACCCCAGGCAACCCCTGCAAGGCCTTGACAAGCCATGGAGCACCCCTTGCCGTCCTGGCCAACCAGCCGATCCCTTCCCAGGCGCTCAAAAGAAGAGATCCGTAAAGAACCCCTGGCAGCCAAAACGATCCTAGCTTGGAAACTTTACTGCCCAACCTCCAAGCCCCACGCCGCCGCAACCAAAGCCCCAAGGGATACACCCACGGCAGGCAGGCAACCAGGCACGCAAGAAAAACGGCAATAACCCCAAAGGAATGGAGATGGCACCAAAGCCGCCAGGCTATGTAATAGCTTGATCCAAAGTAAAAAACCCAAAGAGTAGCCACCCATAGCCGGACCTGGTTCCTCCTCATAGGCCTCTCATGGGCCGGCGGCATCGGAGCAAGGACGGCCGCTGCCACTGGCTACGTTAACCGCTTGTGTTGGTCACCCATGCACGACCGATCCCTTAGCAAAGCATGATACTCTTGGAGCGAGCAAACCTCCAACGGACGCTTCTTTTGCCGTTCCATGGCAAGGACACTGGCCTTGGCAGCTGCCATCGTTGTAATCACGGGGATTCGCCGCAGAACCGCCGTCGTTCGAATACGGACTTCGTCCCGCCGCGCGACGCTGCCCGCTGGCGTGTTGATGACTAGCGAAATTTCCCCATTTTTCATCATGTCCAAAACGTTGGGTCTCCCCTCTGAAAGCTTAAACAACGTGGTGCAAGGAACCCCGTTTGACCGTAGTGCATGACTGGTCCCCTCCGTGGCGTACAATTGGAAACCGAGCTCCACAAGCCTCCGACCGACTTCCACGGCAATGGGTTTGTCGGAATCCCGCACACTAAGAAAGACCTTCCCTTCTTTCGGAAGCGGAGGGGATGCTGCCAGTTGCGTCTTGGCGTAGGCCATTCCCAGATCCCTATCCATACCCATCACCTCACCCGTCGACTTCATCTCGGGTCCCAAGAGAATATCCACCCCCGGAAAACGAAAGAAGGGAAAGACGGCCTCCTTCACGGCATAATAGGGAGGCGAGATTTCTTTCGTAAAGCCCACCTCCGCAAGGCTTTTCCCCATAATCACCTGGGTAGCAATCTTGGCTAACGGAACACCGATCGCTTTGCTTACAAAGGGCACGGTTCGAGAGGCGCGGGGATTTACCTCCAGCACGTAGAGGTCATTTCCCTTGACGGCAAACTGAATGTTGATCAGTCCCCGAACCTCTAGCGCTCGGGCAATAAGTCGCGTCGCTTCTCGAATCTCTCGCTGAATGGACTCCGAAAGGGTAGGAGCTGGAATAATGCACGCACTGTCTCCAGAGTGAACGCCCGCATACTCAATATGTTCCATGATCGCTCCCACAACCACATTTTGCCCATCACTTACGCAATCCACGTCTACCTCGACGGCATCTTCCAAAAAGCGGTCAACCAGGACCGGATACTGCGGCGAAACCTCCACCGCATGACGCACATAGGAACGGAGTTCCTCTTCCCCATACACGATCTTGATCGCCCGGCCCCCCAAAACAAAGGAAGGGCGGACCAGGACAGGATAGCCGATCTTGCGCGCCCCGATGACCGCTTCCTCTTCATTGGTCGCTGTGATGCTGGGCGGTTGCTTGAGACCGAGATCGGCAATGAGCTCGGAACACAGTTTGCGGTCTTCCGCCCTCCGGATCGATTCCACGGACGTTCCTAAAACCGGAACCCCGTAAGCCGCAAGGGCCTGTGCGAAATTTAAGGGCGTCTGGCCGCCAAATTGAACGATCACTCCGTGAGGCGCCTCACGCTGGTAGATTTCAAGCACATCCTCAAGTGTAATCGGCTCAAAGTATAGTCGATCCGATGTGTCATAATCCGTCGAAACGGTCTCAGGGTTGGAGTTGACCATGATGGTTAGCCAGCCCATTTCCCGGAGGGCAAACGCCGCATGAACACAGCAATAATCAAACTCGATTCCCTGTCCAATCCGGTTGGGTCCGGAACCTAGTATCATGACCTTCCGGCTCGACCCAGGACGAACCTCATCTTCGGTCCGATCATAGCTTGAGTAGTAGTACGGGGTGACCGCATCAAACTCCGCAGCGCACGTGTCCACAAGACGGTATGCGGGCCGGATCCCAAAGCTGCTACGCAGCTGGCGAACCTCTTGTTCGGATGTATTCCATAGCCGCGCGATCCGCCGATCCGAAAAGCCCATTTTTTTAGCCCGATCGAGCCAATCGAAGTCCCCTGGATGGGATTGGAGTTGGCTCTCTGCCTCCACAATCTCCCGAATCTGTTCCAAAAACCACGGATCCCATTTAGAAAGATCGGCGATTTCCGTGACCGTCATAGACCCGCGAAAAGCTGCAGCAATGTAATGGATCCGGTCCGGTCCAGGGGTTAGCAGTTGCCACCGGATTTCCTCCCGGGAGAACTGCCGGTCGAGCCATCCAAGGCCGTCCATGCCCGTCTCCAAGGCACGAATCGCTTTCTGAAGCGCCTCCTTAAAATTCCTACCAATGCCCATTACCTCCCCCACGCTCTTCATCGAGGTGGTTAGCACTCTTTCGGCCTCGGGAAACTTTTCAAATGTAAAACGCGGCAACTTGACCACGACGTAATCAATCGTGGGCTCAAAACTTGCCGGGGTGTAGCGCGTAATATCGTTCGGAAGCTCGTCAAGCGTGTAACCGACCGCCAGCTTGGCCGCGATTTTTGCAATGGGAAAACCTGTTGCCTTGGAAGCAAGCGCAGAGGAACGGGAAACTCTAGGATTCATTTCGATCACGACCATGCGCCCGGTTTGAGGATGAACGGCAAACTGAATATTGGACCCACCGGTCTCCACCCCCACTTCGCGGATCACGGCAAAGGCAGCTTCCCGCATGTTCTGGTACTCTTTATCACTCAATGTCTGCGCGGGTGCGACCGTAATACTGTCCCCGGTATGAATCCCCATGGGATCCACGTTCTCGATCGAGCAAACAAGGACGCAATGATCCCTGCGATCTCTCATCACCTCCATCTCAAACTCTTTCCACCCCAGAAGCGATTCCTCGATCAAAACCTCTCGAACCGGAGAAGCCTCCAACGCCTGTTGCACCATCTGGTCGAATTCCTCTCGATTATAGGCAATCCCCCCACCCGTCCCCCCGAGCGTAAAAGCAGGACGTAAAACGAGTGGAAAACGCCCGATGCGCATCGCGACCTCTCGGGCCTCCTCCATCGACCGTGCTGTTCCCGAAACAGGCACATCCAGCCCGATCTTGACCATTGCCTCCTTAAACAACTGGCGATCCTCCGCTTTTCGAATCGCTTCGATACTCGCCCCAATTAAACGTACACCGTAACGTTCCAAGACCCCCGCTTCATGGAGCGCAACCGCAGTGTTGAGCGCCGTTTGCCCGCCCAGGGTGGGAAGAAGCGCATCGGGTCGCTCCTTGGCAATAATGAGTTCGACCACTTCGGGAGCGATAGGTTCCAAGTAGGTTTGATCGGAAAACTCCGGGTCCGTCATGATGGTAGCAGGGTTGCTATTGACGAGAATCACCCGCAATCCCTCCTCCTTAAGGGCCTTACATGCCTGTACTCCGGAATAGTCAAATTCGCATGCTTGCCCGATCACAATCGGCCCGCTCCCGATGACAAGCACACTTTGAAGATCTTTTCTTTTGGGCATAGCGATTGGCCTCTCTACAACTCAACTACTCCACGGCGAACGCCTGGGGGTTGCACCACCCCAATCGATGGAAAAGGTGTTTTTTTCTTTAACAAACGGTTTTATACGACAAAAACGCCGAACCCAAAAACGCTTCCGGGGATATTCGCAGGTGTCAAGAAAACCCTCTGGGCCCCTATTTTCTTCCCATCGGGTCTTCGTGCCGCCCCCGCTCCCACTCCCTGGCCGCCCTTGGGTTGCAAAGCCGGTTTCAACCCCGGTCGGCCGGCTCCGCGAGATGAACGACCCACTGCGGCTCGACTAAGTCGGGCACAATCTCCACAGAGATACGCTCTGCTACGGCTGCAAATTGGATATCCTTTACTGCCTCCTGCACCGGGTCCGGAAGAGGTTTGGGTAGGCGAACCACGAGGTCCCTCACGGGCCACTTCACCGAGCGCTTGGCCAATGCTTTCGACTTTCGAACCTCGCTTAGCCCTTGGAGAGCAAACTCATAGGAACCGGCCTCGCATGGATAGGGAAAACCTTCTAGTTCTTCTACCGTTGGCCACGGGCTGGTATGAATGGAGCGACGCCTTCCGTGGCTTTCCGCGTAAC from Candidatus Methylacidithermus pantelleriae includes the following:
- a CDS encoding metallophosphoesterase codes for the protein MRRNQVRLWVATLWVFYFGSSYYIAWRLWCHLHSFGVIAVFLACLVACLPWVYPLGLWLRRRGAWRLGSKVSKLGSFWLPGVLYGSLLLSAWEGIGWLARTARGAPWLVKALQGLPGVFSFASALVGLLFFGYRIGEKPQVRRLRLELSRGNGPAVGVRLVVASDLHAGGLVSPKQLQRIVEAIQELAPDIVLLPGDLLDAPPRRLEEEGFGEVFRKLQARWGVFACPGNHEFFVGIDGAVQFLARCGIRVLREEATLLDAGLVLVGREDFAGERFPGGKSRQPLGEILAGLDPAFPVIVMDHRPLALEEAVQCGVDLVVCGHTHNGQFWPFNWIVRRMFPVAYGYRKVGDTHLYVTSGAGSWGPPVRLGSPPEIVIMELVPESIRETQPASKGYEEDPGLLPL
- the gnd gene encoding decarboxylating NADP(+)-dependent phosphogluconate dehydrogenase, producing MKKRSSQSRCQDSSCDVGLVGLGVMGQNLALNFEEHGYSVAVYNRTWSRTEEFLAKVGPDKRLCSARKPAELATLLKRPRKILLMVQAGPAVDEVIKDVLPVLEPGDILIDGGNSHYKDTERRLEEVASRGILFVGMGVSGGEAGARSGPSLMPGGRKEAWPEIQPMLQAISAKAADGLPCCEWMGSRGAGHFVKMVHNAIEYADMECIAEAYHFFVVGCGIGPREVGEILEEWNRGDLESYLIEITRDIMTVQAADGTPLVHRILDVVPQKGTGRWAVEAALELGVPLPVVAEACFARDLSQWKEERMRASRVLLGPQGILEVGCLEAGIVHWEKALYVGRIVAHAQGFRLLIEASRRYGWELDCAKVAQVWRAGCIIRSAVMERVRSAFLRNPALESLLLDEYFRRELGRHEEGLREAVATSIRLGVPVPGLSSVLAFYDGYRSSKLPANVIAAQRDYFGAHGYARQDLAPQEIFHTDWATEARKAKEKMRNRSR
- the carB gene encoding carbamoyl-phosphate synthase large subunit — encoded protein: MPKRKDLQSVLVIGSGPIVIGQACEFDYSGVQACKALKEEGLRVILVNSNPATIMTDPEFSDQTYLEPIAPEVVELIIAKERPDALLPTLGGQTALNTAVALHEAGVLERYGVRLIGASIEAIRKAEDRQLFKEAMVKIGLDVPVSGTARSMEEAREVAMRIGRFPLVLRPAFTLGGTGGGIAYNREEFDQMVQQALEASPVREVLIEESLLGWKEFEMEVMRDRRDHCVLVCSIENVDPMGIHTGDSITVAPAQTLSDKEYQNMREAAFAVIREVGVETGGSNIQFAVHPQTGRMVVIEMNPRVSRSSALASKATGFPIAKIAAKLAVGYTLDELPNDITRYTPASFEPTIDYVVVKLPRFTFEKFPEAERVLTTSMKSVGEVMGIGRNFKEALQKAIRALETGMDGLGWLDRQFSREEIRWQLLTPGPDRIHYIAAAFRGSMTVTEIADLSKWDPWFLEQIREIVEAESQLQSHPGDFDWLDRAKKMGFSDRRIARLWNTSEQEVRQLRSSFGIRPAYRLVDTCAAEFDAVTPYYYSSYDRTEDEVRPGSSRKVMILGSGPNRIGQGIEFDYCCVHAAFALREMGWLTIMVNSNPETVSTDYDTSDRLYFEPITLEDVLEIYQREAPHGVIVQFGGQTPLNFAQALAAYGVPVLGTSVESIRRAEDRKLCSELIADLGLKQPPSITATNEEEAVIGARKIGYPVLVRPSFVLGGRAIKIVYGEEELRSYVRHAVEVSPQYPVLVDRFLEDAVEVDVDCVSDGQNVVVGAIMEHIEYAGVHSGDSACIIPAPTLSESIQREIREATRLIARALEVRGLINIQFAVKGNDLYVLEVNPRASRTVPFVSKAIGVPLAKIATQVIMGKSLAEVGFTKEISPPYYAVKEAVFPFFRFPGVDILLGPEMKSTGEVMGMDRDLGMAYAKTQLAASPPLPKEGKVFLSVRDSDKPIAVEVGRRLVELGFQLYATEGTSHALRSNGVPCTTLFKLSEGRPNVLDMMKNGEISLVINTPAGSVARRDEVRIRTTAVLRRIPVITTMAAAKASVLAMERQKKRPLEVCSLQEYHALLRDRSCMGDQHKRLT